A window of Flavobacterium flavigenum contains these coding sequences:
- a CDS encoding NADH-quinone oxidoreductase subunit A, with the protein MQSDQYSYLPILMQLILAVGFVVGTIIISGKLGPRRTSETKDKNFECGIESVGNARIPFSVKYFLVAILFVLFDVEVIFLYPWAVNFKELGIEGMLKMIVFMALLLVGFFYIIKKRALDWE; encoded by the coding sequence ATGCAATCTGATCAATACAGCTATCTTCCTATCTTAATGCAGCTTATACTGGCTGTTGGTTTTGTAGTGGGAACTATCATTATTTCCGGAAAATTAGGTCCAAGAAGAACCTCAGAAACTAAAGATAAAAACTTTGAATGCGGAATCGAATCAGTTGGTAATGCCCGTATTCCGTTTTCAGTAAAATATTTCCTTGTAGCCATTTTATTTGTTCTGTTTGACGTAGAGGTGATTTTCCTTTATCCTTGGGCAGTAAACTTTAAAGAATTAGGAATTGAGGGAATGCTGAAAATGATTGTTTTCATGGCTTTGCTTTTAGTTGGCTTTTTCTACATCATTAAAAAGAGAGCTTTAGACTGGGAATAA
- a CDS encoding NADH-quinone oxidoreductase subunit J family protein — protein MIHIPDFAHATTVQVIFCFLAFITVITAFLTIFSRNPIHSAIYLVICFFSIAGHYLLLNAQFLAIVHIIVYSGAIMILFLFTIMLMNLNERHQVHKPRITRLGAIVSFCLIVIVLITIFINSKPIVGEYDSTGEDFQSIKVLGKILLNEYMVPFEFASILLLVAMIGTVLLSKKEKLNK, from the coding sequence ATGATACATATTCCTGATTTTGCACACGCAACTACTGTACAAGTTATATTTTGTTTCTTAGCGTTTATCACGGTAATTACTGCCTTTTTGACCATTTTTAGCAGAAACCCAATTCACAGTGCTATTTATTTAGTAATCTGTTTCTTTTCGATTGCAGGTCACTATTTATTATTAAATGCCCAGTTTTTGGCTATCGTACATATTATTGTCTACTCTGGTGCGATTATGATTCTGTTCCTGTTTACCATCATGTTGATGAATCTGAACGAACGCCATCAGGTACACAAACCAAGGATTACACGTTTGGGTGCGATTGTTTCTTTCTGTCTAATTGTTATTGTATTAATTACTATTTTCATTAACTCAAAACCAATTGTTGGCGAATATGACTCAACCGGAGAAGATTTCCAGTCTATTAAAGTGTTGGGTAAAATATTACTGAACGAATATATGGTTCCGTTTGAATTTGCCTCTATTTTGCTTTTGGTAGCAATGATTGGAACAGTATTATTGTCTAAAAAAGAAAAATTAAATAAATAA
- a CDS encoding NADH-quinone oxidoreductase subunit B, with product MSDSNVNMVAPPEGVVGEGFFATKLNDVVGLARANSLWPLPFATSCCGIEFMATMASHYDLARFGSERVSFSPRQADMLMVMGTISKKMAPILRQVYEQMSEPRWVIAVGACASSGGIFDTYSVLQGIDKVIPVDVYVPGCPPRPEQIVDGVMKLQELVKNESVRRRSSPEYQELLASYNIS from the coding sequence ATGAGCGATTCAAATGTAAATATGGTTGCCCCTCCTGAAGGTGTTGTTGGTGAAGGTTTCTTTGCCACAAAACTAAATGACGTTGTAGGTTTGGCACGAGCGAATTCTCTTTGGCCATTGCCTTTCGCAACTTCATGCTGCGGAATCGAATTTATGGCAACTATGGCTTCACATTATGATTTGGCAAGATTTGGTTCTGAACGTGTGAGTTTTTCTCCCCGTCAGGCTGATATGTTAATGGTAATGGGTACAATTTCTAAAAAAATGGCACCCATTTTAAGACAGGTTTACGAACAAATGTCTGAACCTCGTTGGGTAATTGCAGTTGGAGCCTGTGCTTCATCAGGTGGGATTTTTGACACTTACTCTGTTTTACAAGGTATTGACAAAGTTATTCCGGTTGATGTTTACGTGCCGGGATGTCCTCCAAGACCGGAACAAATTGTTGACGGTGTAATGAAACTTCAGGAATTGGTAAAAAACGAATCTGTGAGACGAAGAAGCTCTCCGGAATACCAGGAATTATTAGCTTCCTATAATATCTCATAA
- a CDS encoding NADH-quinone oxidoreductase subunit C: MALENTLIQEKLVQTFNTDVFNFHEERDIFTLEASADKITALILFLKNDADLRFHFLTDLCGIHYPDNESERQFAIVYHLHNWYENKRIRIKVYLNGEKPEIKTISNIFLSSNWMERETYDFFGINFIGHPQLKRILNMDEMVSFPMRKEFPMEDSGRTDKDDRFFGRTTTNC; the protein is encoded by the coding sequence ATGGCTTTAGAAAATACACTGATCCAGGAAAAACTTGTACAAACATTCAATACTGATGTTTTCAACTTTCACGAAGAAAGAGATATTTTTACTTTAGAGGCTTCAGCTGATAAAATTACAGCACTGATTCTTTTCCTGAAAAATGACGCTGATTTGCGTTTTCACTTTTTAACTGATTTATGCGGTATTCACTACCCGGATAACGAATCAGAACGTCAGTTTGCCATTGTATATCATCTGCATAACTGGTACGAAAATAAACGTATCAGAATTAAAGTGTATCTTAATGGTGAAAAACCGGAAATCAAAACCATTTCAAATATTTTCTTAAGTTCGAACTGGATGGAAAGGGAAACATATGATTTCTTTGGGATAAACTTTATTGGTCATCCGCAATTGAAACGTATTTTGAATATGGATGAAATGGTGTCTTTCCCTATGAGAAAGGAATTTCCAATGGAAGACAGCGGAAGAACAGATAAGGACGACAGATTCTTTGGAAGAACAACAACAAATTGCTAA
- the nuoK gene encoding NADH-quinone oxidoreductase subunit NuoK, with protein sequence MGNILNQIGIENYIFLSVVLFCIGIFGVLYRRNAIIVFMSIEIMLNAVNLLFVAFSTYHQDAQGQVFVFFSMAVAAAEVAVGLAILVSIFRNLGSISIDNLKNLKG encoded by the coding sequence ATGGGTAATATATTAAATCAAATAGGTATAGAAAACTACATCTTTTTAAGTGTTGTACTTTTTTGTATTGGTATTTTTGGTGTATTGTACAGACGAAATGCAATTATTGTTTTTATGTCTATTGAAATCATGCTGAATGCGGTAAACCTTTTATTTGTGGCTTTTTCTACTTATCATCAGGATGCACAGGGACAGGTTTTTGTGTTCTTTTCGATGGCAGTTGCTGCGGCTGAAGTTGCGGTTGGATTGGCTATTTTAGTTTCGATCTTTAGAAATTTAGGTTCGATTAGTATCGATAATTTAAAAAATTTAAAAGGATAA
- the nuoL gene encoding NADH-quinone oxidoreductase subunit L, with amino-acid sequence MDTNLALLLVLTPFLGFLINVFFGKSLGKTVSGAIGTMAVAISFIVTLVLFNQITSTGKAIEVTLFDWIQISNLKINLGFLLDQLSVLWLLFVTGIGSLIHLYSISYMHDDENLHKFFSYLNLFVFFMITLVIGSNLLVLFIGWEGVGLCSYLLIGFWHKNQDYNDAAKKAFIMNRIGDLGLLIGMFIIGSMFSTLDYATLKTAIAGASNLNLPLLSVAALCLFIGACGKSAQIPLYTWLPDAMAGPTPVSALIHAATMVTAGIFMVTRLNFVFDLAHDVQNVIAIVGAVTSLVAATIGLVQTDIKKVLAYSTVSQLGLMFLALGFGAYEVAVFHVITHAFFKACLFLGSGSVIHGLHGEQDMRKMGGLRKAMPITFWTMLISSLAISGVPFFSGFFSKDEILMTAFHHSIPLYVVGSVASIMTAFYMFRLMFLTFFKEFRGTEEQKHHLHESGSLITIPLIILAILATFGGLISLPGNSWLNEYLAPLFTKAAGEEHHLGATEYTLMGIAVVGGLLGILIAYIKYFKQDNVPESDENITGVAKVLYNKYYVDEIYDAIFVQPINALSKFFRDYIETGLSNLVFGLGKVTNEIAFQGKKLQSGSIGLYLFVFVLGMCAIISYIFLAQ; translated from the coding sequence ATGGATACCAATTTAGCTTTACTATTAGTACTTACTCCTTTTTTAGGATTTTTAATTAATGTTTTCTTTGGAAAAAGCTTAGGCAAAACAGTTTCAGGAGCAATCGGAACTATGGCTGTAGCAATTTCTTTTATCGTTACCCTTGTACTTTTTAATCAAATTACGTCAACCGGAAAAGCGATAGAAGTTACTTTATTTGACTGGATTCAGATTAGTAACTTAAAAATCAATCTTGGATTTTTATTAGATCAGTTGTCTGTTCTTTGGTTGCTTTTCGTAACCGGGATTGGATCTTTGATTCACTTATACTCTATTAGCTACATGCATGACGATGAAAATTTGCACAAATTCTTTTCTTATTTGAATTTGTTCGTTTTCTTTATGATCACACTTGTAATTGGAAGCAACTTATTAGTTTTATTTATTGGATGGGAAGGTGTTGGACTTTGTTCTTACCTATTAATTGGATTCTGGCATAAAAACCAGGATTACAATGATGCTGCGAAAAAAGCTTTCATCATGAACAGAATTGGGGATTTAGGTTTGTTAATCGGAATGTTCATAATCGGTTCAATGTTCTCAACTTTAGATTATGCAACTTTAAAAACGGCAATTGCCGGAGCTTCAAATTTGAATTTACCATTACTTTCTGTAGCAGCTTTATGTTTGTTCATAGGAGCTTGTGGTAAATCTGCTCAAATTCCGTTATATACGTGGTTGCCTGATGCGATGGCCGGACCAACTCCTGTTTCTGCATTGATTCACGCAGCGACAATGGTTACTGCTGGTATTTTTATGGTAACGAGATTAAACTTTGTGTTTGATTTAGCTCATGACGTTCAAAATGTTATTGCGATTGTTGGGGCTGTAACTTCATTAGTTGCAGCGACAATTGGATTAGTTCAAACCGATATCAAAAAAGTATTGGCTTATTCTACCGTTTCACAATTAGGTTTAATGTTTTTAGCGTTAGGATTTGGCGCTTATGAAGTAGCTGTTTTTCACGTAATCACACACGCTTTCTTTAAAGCTTGTTTATTCTTAGGTTCTGGATCTGTAATACACGGTTTACACGGAGAACAGGATATGCGCAAAATGGGTGGTCTGCGTAAAGCAATGCCAATTACATTCTGGACGATGTTGATTTCATCGTTAGCTATTTCCGGAGTTCCATTTTTCTCAGGATTCTTCTCAAAAGATGAAATTTTAATGACGGCTTTCCACCACAGTATTCCATTATACGTTGTTGGATCTGTTGCTTCAATCATGACAGCTTTTTATATGTTTCGTTTAATGTTCCTGACTTTCTTCAAAGAATTCAGAGGAACTGAAGAGCAAAAACATCATTTACACGAAAGTGGTTCTTTAATTACTATTCCACTTATTATCTTAGCTATTTTAGCAACATTTGGAGGATTAATCAGTTTGCCAGGAAACAGCTGGTTAAACGAATATCTTGCTCCTCTTTTTACAAAAGCAGCTGGCGAAGAACATCATTTAGGTGCAACAGAATATACTTTAATGGGTATTGCTGTTGTTGGTGGATTATTAGGAATCTTGATTGCTTACATTAAATATTTCAAACAAGATAATGTTCCGGAATCTGATGAAAACATTACTGGCGTAGCAAAAGTTTTATACAACAAATATTATGTAGATGAAATTTACGATGCAATATTTGTACAGCCAATTAATGCTTTATCTAAATTCTTTAGAGATTATATTGAAACTGGCTTATCTAATCTTGTTTTTGGATTAGGTAAAGTAACGAATGAAATTGCTTTTCAAGGAAAGAAATTACAATCGGGAAGTATCGGATTATATCTGTTTGTTTTTGTTTTAGGAATGTGTGCCATTATTTCCTATATATTTTTAGCTCAATAA
- a CDS encoding cold-shock protein has product MRTGTVKFFNESKGYGFITDEETGKDIFVHASGINAEELREGDRVSYEEEEGRKGKVAAKVAVI; this is encoded by the coding sequence ATGCGTACAGGTACAGTAAAATTTTTCAATGAGTCTAAAGGTTATGGATTCATTACAGACGAAGAAACAGGAAAAGACATCTTCGTTCACGCTTCAGGAATTAACGCGGAAGAATTACGCGAAGGTGACCGTGTAAGCTACGAAGAAGAAGAAGGAAGAAAAGGGAAAGTTGCTGCTAAAGTAGCAGTAATCTAA
- a CDS encoding NADH-quinone oxidoreductase subunit D → MSELLLSPEHRYAKIIKDKLNEDGSELSVLNLGPTHPATHGIFQNILLMDGERILEAEPTIGYIHRAFEKIAENRPFYQITPLTDRMNYCSSPINNMGWWMTLEKLLGIEVPKRAQYLRVIVMELARITDHLICNSILGVDTGAYTGFLYVFQFREKIYEIYEEICGARLTTNMGRIGGFERDWSPEAFKKLDTFLEEFPVAWKEFENLFERNRIFIDRTVNVGAISAEKAMAYGFTGPNLRAAGVDYDVRVAQPYSSYEDFDFIVPVGKSGDTYDRFCVRNAEVWESLSIIRQALDKMPAGNEYHAEVPDYYLPPKEDVYTSMESLIYHFKIVMGEVPVPVAEIYHPVEGGNGEIGFYLVTDGSRTPYRLHFRRPCFIYYQAYPEMIKGALLSDAIVILSSLNVIAGELDA, encoded by the coding sequence ATGTCAGAACTATTATTATCACCAGAGCATCGATATGCTAAAATAATAAAGGATAAACTAAACGAAGACGGAAGCGAGCTTTCTGTACTGAATTTAGGTCCTACTCACCCGGCTACCCACGGTATTTTTCAAAATATTTTGTTGATGGATGGTGAAAGAATTCTGGAAGCTGAACCAACTATTGGTTACATCCACAGAGCATTCGAAAAAATTGCTGAAAACCGTCCTTTTTATCAAATTACACCTCTTACAGACCGTATGAACTATTGCTCCTCTCCTATTAATAATATGGGATGGTGGATGACATTAGAAAAATTATTAGGTATTGAAGTTCCAAAAAGAGCTCAATATTTAAGAGTTATCGTTATGGAGCTGGCGCGTATTACAGACCACTTAATCTGTAACTCGATTTTAGGAGTTGATACTGGTGCTTATACCGGCTTCCTATACGTTTTTCAGTTTAGAGAAAAGATTTACGAAATCTACGAAGAAATTTGTGGTGCCCGTTTGACAACGAATATGGGTAGAATCGGTGGATTTGAAAGAGACTGGTCACCGGAAGCTTTCAAAAAACTTGATACTTTCCTTGAAGAATTTCCTGTTGCATGGAAAGAATTTGAAAACTTATTCGAAAGAAACAGAATTTTTATTGACAGGACTGTAAATGTAGGTGCAATCTCTGCAGAGAAAGCAATGGCTTACGGATTTACAGGACCAAACTTACGTGCTGCGGGAGTTGATTATGACGTTCGTGTTGCACAGCCTTACTCCTCTTACGAAGATTTTGATTTTATTGTTCCTGTTGGAAAATCAGGTGACACTTACGATCGTTTCTGTGTTCGTAATGCTGAAGTATGGGAAAGTTTAAGCATTATTCGTCAGGCTTTGGATAAAATGCCGGCAGGAAATGAATATCATGCAGAAGTTCCGGATTATTACCTTCCTCCAAAAGAAGATGTGTATACATCAATGGAATCTCTAATTTATCACTTTAAGATTGTCATGGGAGAAGTTCCTGTACCTGTTGCAGAAATTTATCACCCTGTTGAAGGAGGAAACGGAGAAATAGGATTCTATTTAGTTACCGACGGAAGCAGAACTCCATACAGATTACATTTCAGAAGACCTTGTTTTATTTATTATCAGGCCTATCCGGAAATGATCAAAGGTGCTTTATTATCTGATGCAATTGTTATTTTGTCAAGTTTAAATGTAATTGCAGGAGAATTAGACGCATAA
- the nuoH gene encoding NADH-quinone oxidoreductase subunit NuoH, with protein sequence MVDSAFIIEKSVVIVVVFAITMIMAMYSTWAERKVAAFLQDRVGPNRAGWGGLLQPLADGLKLFSKEEFFPNTPNRFLFVVGPAIAMSTALMTSAVIPWGDRLHLFGRDILLQATDINIALLYFFGVVSVGVYGIMIGGWASNNKFSLMGAVRAASQMVSYEVAMGLSMIALLMMTGTLSLKEISEQQAGINWNVFYQPLSFLIFLICAFAETNRTPFDLAECESELIGGYHTEYSSMKMGFYLFAEYANMFISATIISVLFFGGYNYPGMQWMVENAGVNIANILGIVVLFAKICFWIFFYMWVRWTIPRFRYDQLMNLGWRILIPLSIANIIVTGIVILRHDLAAFLGF encoded by the coding sequence ATGGTAGATAGTGCATTTATTATAGAAAAAAGTGTTGTTATTGTTGTGGTTTTTGCCATAACTATGATTATGGCGATGTATTCTACCTGGGCTGAGCGTAAAGTAGCTGCTTTTCTTCAGGATCGTGTGGGTCCAAACCGCGCCGGATGGGGAGGTTTATTACAGCCTCTTGCTGACGGTTTAAAATTATTCTCGAAAGAAGAATTTTTCCCGAATACACCAAACCGATTTTTATTTGTTGTAGGACCGGCAATTGCCATGAGTACAGCTTTGATGACCAGTGCAGTTATTCCGTGGGGAGACAGGTTGCATTTATTTGGAAGAGATATTTTATTACAGGCTACCGATATCAATATTGCTTTATTATATTTCTTCGGGGTTGTTTCTGTTGGGGTTTACGGAATTATGATTGGTGGATGGGCATCTAACAATAAGTTCTCTTTGATGGGAGCGGTTCGTGCGGCTTCTCAAATGGTTTCGTATGAAGTTGCAATGGGATTATCGATGATTGCTTTGTTGATGATGACCGGAACTTTGAGCTTAAAAGAAATCTCTGAGCAGCAGGCCGGAATAAACTGGAATGTTTTTTATCAACCATTATCTTTCCTTATTTTCCTTATTTGTGCTTTTGCTGAAACCAACAGAACGCCTTTTGACTTAGCAGAATGTGAATCTGAGTTGATTGGTGGTTACCATACGGAATATTCATCCATGAAAATGGGATTCTATTTATTTGCTGAATATGCGAATATGTTTATCTCTGCTACTATTATTTCAGTATTGTTCTTTGGAGGGTACAATTATCCGGGAATGCAGTGGATGGTAGAAAATGCAGGTGTAAACATTGCTAACATATTAGGAATTGTGGTTTTGTTCGCTAAAATATGTTTCTGGATCTTTTTTTATATGTGGGTTCGCTGGACGATTCCGAGATTTAGATATGACCAGTTAATGAATTTGGGATGGCGAATTTTGATTCCGCTTTCAATTGCAAATATTATTGTTACGGGAATTGTAATTTTAAGACACGATCTGGCTGCCTTCTTAGGATTCTAA
- a CDS encoding complex I 24 kDa subunit family protein, translating into MERKHYKQEINITEALMNRINELISHYPEGKQKSALLPVLHEVQDAHNNWLSIELQDKVAEILQIKPIEVYEVVTFYTMFNQKPIGKYMFEFCQTSCCCLSGAENLMDYTSEKLGIKMGETTPDGMFTIAGVECLGACGYAPMMQLGDFYKEKLTEEKIDQLIADCKEDKIILHDK; encoded by the coding sequence ATGGAACGTAAACATTACAAACAAGAAATAAACATCACCGAGGCATTGATGAACCGCATCAATGAACTGATTAGTCATTATCCTGAAGGAAAACAAAAATCGGCTCTATTGCCTGTATTACATGAAGTTCAGGATGCGCATAACAACTGGCTTAGTATTGAACTGCAGGATAAAGTGGCCGAAATTCTTCAAATCAAACCAATCGAGGTTTATGAAGTGGTTACTTTTTACACCATGTTCAACCAAAAACCAATCGGAAAATACATGTTTGAGTTTTGCCAGACTTCTTGTTGTTGTTTAAGCGGTGCCGAAAATTTAATGGATTACACTTCTGAAAAATTAGGCATTAAAATGGGCGAAACAACTCCTGACGGGATGTTTACCATTGCCGGTGTAGAATGTTTAGGTGCCTGCGGATACGCTCCTATGATGCAGTTAGGCGATTTCTACAAAGAAAAACTGACAGAAGAAAAAATCGATCAGTTAATTGCTGATTGTAAAGAGGATAAAATAATATTACACGATAAATAA
- a CDS encoding 2Fe-2S iron-sulfur cluster-binding protein produces the protein MKVTIDGQSIDVEPGTTILQAARMIGGDLVPPAMCYYSKLKGSGGKCRCCLVEVSKGSEADPRPMPKLMASCVTGCMDGMEVNSKSSDRVTEARKSVTEFLLINHPLDCPICDQAGECDLQNLSFEHGNPKSRYIEEKRTFEPEDIGPNIQLHMNRCILCQRCVQVADQLTDNRVHGVLDRGDHANISTGISKAIDNEFSGNMIDVCPVGALTDKTFRFKSRVWFNKPYNAHRECTTPGCCGKTTVWMFGGEIQRVTGRKDEYHEVEEFICNSCRFDHKNVNDWVIEGPREFEKDSVINQNNYTQKLEKVQIDTEKNILLGRDIDRKKISMAEIPLNTNDKNS, from the coding sequence ATGAAAGTAACCATAGACGGTCAAAGTATTGACGTAGAACCAGGAACTACCATCCTGCAGGCGGCGCGTATGATTGGAGGAGATTTAGTTCCGCCAGCCATGTGTTATTACTCCAAATTAAAAGGGAGCGGTGGAAAATGCCGCTGCTGTTTAGTTGAAGTTTCAAAAGGAAGTGAAGCGGATCCAAGACCAATGCCGAAATTAATGGCATCTTGTGTAACCGGCTGTATGGACGGAATGGAAGTAAACAGCAAATCTTCTGACCGCGTAACAGAAGCCCGCAAATCTGTAACTGAATTTTTATTGATCAATCACCCTTTAGACTGCCCTATTTGTGATCAGGCGGGAGAATGTGATTTGCAGAATTTAAGTTTCGAACACGGAAATCCAAAATCACGTTATATCGAAGAAAAAAGAACATTTGAACCAGAAGATATTGGTCCGAATATTCAACTGCATATGAACCGTTGTATTCTTTGTCAAAGATGTGTACAAGTTGCAGATCAATTGACCGACAACAGGGTTCACGGCGTATTAGATCGTGGAGATCACGCAAATATTTCTACTGGAATCTCCAAAGCAATAGATAATGAATTCTCCGGAAACATGATTGATGTTTGTCCTGTTGGAGCTTTGACTGACAAAACTTTCCGTTTTAAATCAAGAGTCTGGTTTAACAAGCCTTATAATGCGCACAGAGAATGTACTACTCCCGGATGCTGCGGTAAAACTACCGTTTGGATGTTTGGAGGAGAAATTCAGCGTGTAACAGGTCGTAAAGACGAGTATCATGAAGTAGAAGAGTTCATCTGCAACAGCTGTCGTTTTGACCATAAAAATGTAAATGACTGGGTGATTGAAGGACCAAGAGAATTTGAAAAAGATTCTGTAATAAACCAAAATAACTACACTCAAAAACTAGAGAAAGTACAAATCGATACCGAAAAGAATATTCTTTTAGGAAGAGATATTGACCGTAAAAAAATCAGTATGGCTGAAATTCCGTTAAACACTAACGACAAAAATTCTTAA
- a CDS encoding NuoI/complex I 23 kDa subunit family protein, with the protein MSIETISLSGRKKVVSNKEMTFWERLYLVAIVKGLLITIKHFFKKKATIHYPEQVREMSPVYRGQHMLKRDEQGRENCTACGLCALSCPAEAITMKAAERKADEKHLYREEKYAEIYEINMLRCIFCGLCEEACPKDAIYLTTSKVLVPSSYEREDFIFGKDRLVMPLEMAIKNAQLNNAN; encoded by the coding sequence ATGTCAATAGAAACTATATCATTATCGGGTAGAAAAAAAGTGGTCTCTAACAAAGAGATGACTTTTTGGGAGCGATTGTATCTTGTGGCGATTGTAAAAGGTTTATTAATTACCATTAAACACTTTTTCAAGAAAAAAGCTACCATTCATTACCCTGAACAGGTTCGTGAAATGAGTCCGGTTTATCGTGGCCAACATATGCTGAAACGTGACGAACAAGGCCGTGAAAACTGTACTGCCTGTGGTCTGTGTGCTTTATCATGTCCTGCTGAAGCCATTACAATGAAGGCAGCCGAGCGTAAAGCTGATGAAAAGCATTTGTACAGAGAAGAAAAATATGCTGAAATCTACGAAATCAATATGCTTCGTTGTATTTTTTGTGGACTTTGTGAAGAAGCTTGTCCAAAAGATGCTATTTATTTGACGACTTCAAAAGTATTAGTTCCTTCTAGTTATGAAAGAGAAGATTTCATTTTTGGAAAAGACAGATTAGTGATGCCGTTGGAAATGGCGATCAAAAATGCTCAACTTAATAATGCTAACTAA
- the nuoF gene encoding NADH-quinone oxidoreductase subunit NuoF — MSKKILLDKINIPGIKTYEVYRQNGGYASVEKALKTLTPDEVVEEVKKSGIRGRGGAGFPAGMKWSFIDKKSGKPRHLVCNADESEPGTFKDRYLMEFIPHLLIEGMITSSFALGANLSYIYIRGEYMWVFKILEKAINEARAAGWLGKNILGTGYDLDLYVHCGAGAYICGEETALIESLEGKRGNPRIKPPFPAVSGLWANPTVVNNVETIAAVPWIINNSGDEYAKIGIGRSTGTKLISASGHIKNPGVYEIELGLSVDEFMNSDEYLGGMSSSRPLKALVPGGSSVPILPAELIFKTANGEDRLMSYESLSDGGFATGSMLGSGGFIVYNDTSCIVRNTWNFARFYHHESCGQCTPCREGTGWLEKILHRIENGHGREEDIELLWSIQSKIEGNTICPLGDAASWPVAAAIRHFRDEFEYHVRFPEKIKHRDHFVAEPFSQVKHLVGGKVII, encoded by the coding sequence ATGTCAAAAAAAATATTATTAGACAAAATCAACATTCCGGGTATCAAAACCTACGAAGTGTATCGCCAAAACGGCGGTTATGCTTCTGTAGAAAAAGCTTTAAAAACCCTTACTCCGGATGAAGTTGTTGAAGAAGTAAAAAAATCAGGAATTCGTGGTCGTGGTGGAGCTGGTTTCCCAGCGGGAATGAAATGGAGTTTTATTGATAAAAAATCAGGAAAACCAAGACATTTGGTTTGCAACGCCGACGAATCTGAACCAGGAACTTTCAAAGACCGTTATTTGATGGAATTTATCCCTCACTTATTGATCGAAGGAATGATTACCTCAAGTTTTGCTCTTGGCGCAAACCTGTCCTACATCTACATTCGTGGAGAATATATGTGGGTTTTCAAAATTTTAGAAAAAGCAATCAACGAAGCAAGAGCTGCGGGTTGGTTAGGAAAAAATATATTAGGTACAGGTTACGATTTAGACTTGTATGTTCACTGTGGAGCTGGTGCTTATATTTGCGGGGAAGAGACTGCACTTATTGAGTCACTGGAAGGTAAAAGAGGAAATCCTCGTATTAAACCACCATTTCCTGCAGTTTCAGGACTTTGGGCAAATCCAACAGTAGTAAATAATGTTGAAACGATTGCTGCAGTACCATGGATTATCAATAATTCAGGTGATGAGTATGCTAAAATCGGTATCGGGCGTTCTACTGGAACAAAATTAATTTCGGCTTCGGGACACATTAAAAATCCGGGAGTTTATGAAATTGAATTAGGCTTAAGTGTTGATGAATTCATGAATTCTGATGAATATTTAGGCGGAATGTCTTCCAGCAGACCTTTAAAGGCTTTGGTTCCGGGAGGTTCTTCTGTGCCAATTTTACCAGCTGAATTAATTTTCAAAACAGCCAATGGTGAAGACCGCTTAATGTCTTACGAATCTTTAAGTGATGGTGGTTTTGCTACCGGGTCAATGTTAGGTTCAGGAGGATTTATCGTTTACAACGACACATCCTGTATCGTAAGAAACACCTGGAATTTTGCCCGTTTTTACCACCATGAATCCTGCGGACAATGTACTCCGTGCCGAGAAGGAACTGGCTGGTTAGAAAAAATATTACATCGTATTGAAAACGGTCACGGCCGTGAAGAGGATATCGAATTGTTATGGAGTATTCAAAGCAAAATCGAAGGAAATACGATTTGTCCGCTTGGAGATGCGGCTTCGTGGCCGGTAGCAGCAGCTATCCGTCATTTTAGAGATGAATTTGAATACCATGTTCGTTTCCCTGAAAAAATAAAACACAGAGATCATTTTGTTGCTGAACCGTTTTCGCAAGTAAAACATCTGGTTGGCGGTAAGGTAATCATATAA